The Primulina huaijiensis isolate GDHJ02 chromosome 6, ASM1229523v2, whole genome shotgun sequence genomic sequence CATATGTTTCAAAACAGTGATGATTGTTTTGGTTTCCTTGAGCTTGATTGACTGCTTAAAACATCCTTGTAAAAGATAATGCTTAAAATTGTTGTGTCCTAAATGCATCCATCTTTTGTCTTTGGCAAAAGGGGAGTGGAAATTGGGCTTTTTTCCATGTGTTTTTGTTGATACCATGCTTGTTAAGCATTTTACATGATATGAATTTGAAGTTAATGCCTCATTTGATGCAATCTTGGTATCCTCATTTTGGATTTTAACATCAGTATAACCTCCACATTAATTTATCTATAAAATGCTGTTATGTTCAATAATAGCTTTTGCACGAGATTCTGTTGTTTGTGTTGTCTCTCTTAATGAATGTGGCACCTATAATGAGATGCTCATTATAATCACACAAATTTATATTCCTTGTTGTTGATAATGCGATAGTTGTACAATTAGGACAAAGAAGACGATCTGAGAGTTGGTGTCAAATCAACAGCCTTACGATTTGGTGATTCCAGTAAAAAATGGGTTACTGGCTTTGGAATTGCATGCATTACAAGCCTTGCTCTTAGCGGATATAATGCTAATCTTGGTATGTTCACTTACTTCCACTCTGCTAAGTTAATCTGTGTTCTTGGGGAAACCACCATTGGACCTGATATACTGTTTTTTCCTGatatgaaataatatttgactatttttcattattatggTATTTCTGTTTTGGTTTTGAGCAGCATGGCCATATTTCTCATTCTTGATGGCTGCATCTTCCCAGTTGGCTTGGCAAATCATGACAGTTAACCTCTCAAGTCGAGTTGATTGCAACAAAAAGTGAGTACTCTGAGATTCAGTTTCAATGGTTTTCATTTTGCCTATATTGTTTGTGTATATTTTGTGAGTTGTTACTGTCTTAGCATTAAAATGGATATCGTTCTGGTTGCTAGTTTGGATTCACGAAATATGTTCACTGAAGATTACTTGCCATTTGTTGTCAGGTTTGTATCCAACAAATGGTTTGGTGCTATTGTTTATGGCGGGATATTATTTGGAAAACTCTTATCTTGACGGTAAAGACCTTCTCTGACTGGTTGTGTAAAATCTATGATACATTATTTTCCGTTACTGGGCTATATTAACTTGTCCACAACACAAGCGCCCGCGCCCTTCTTGTGTGAATCTATTTCTGTACTTATTTACTGAGCAGCTGTATCTTGATTTTGCAAATGAGAATGCGACCTAATCAACTAAATGACGGGAATTTCAAATAAGGACTTGAACAAAATTGCTTTCTTATTATAAAGCATCactgttcatttttttttttaaaaaaaaaaatttcttttttaagtTCTATAATGTGGAAAATGGCAGAAGAACTGAAGAACTGAGCCtttttgataaaaatgattcgcacattaaaataaaatttaagatataattagcatacatatattttaaatttttttttgcacattcaatatataaccaaggataacaaattaaatttaaaattaactcCTCATTCttccaaataataatttactTCTTCCAGTCGAATGAACAATCGAATGCATTGCCCAAAATCCGTTTCTTTAAAGATATAAGTATTATTATTCGAACTGTAATTTTGCTTCTTATTTCCAGTCGATGAACTAAATCGGGTCCGGAATATGTCGAAACATGTAATTGAATTTGGTCTGCGGGACACCACAATTCGCAAACTACGGCTTCGTGCTGTACCCAACTTATTCACTGCAAgtttatttattcttaaatatattttaaaaggaATCACGATATTTTCAATTTAACCGCAACCTTAATCTTCCTACATTTTACTATTCTAACACATATTTCTTcccaaaataaattgaaaaacttgtgtaaaactgAATAAATATGGTGACAAAGATAATATCttttttgtataaaaacaaTACATGTGATTGTGCATCATCAGCCATGTTCTGTCCTCACAAGTCCTCTTCCATATTTATGGATgtcccttattttaaaaaaaaaatatatcttggCGTTGGTATAATTAGGCTACACATGCCTCCTCAGTCCACCTAATTTTTTCTAGGGAATCAATATAACTAACTGTCTAGGGACAGGGGCCAAGAACAATCTGATTACCccttttatatttaaaaaattatatttttattatttttttacgaCGTACAAGTCGCAACCGTTATCATTTGACATCTATTGGATAAATCCTCGTCTTAAcgtaataatttttaaactatattagtcaaataaaatatattgaaaaagtCCTAAAACATGAAATATATATGTGAGATGTTATGTCAATGTATCATAAAATGAACTGACAAAATCATATTTAGCAATATTCGTCGAATTTTGCAGAAAAATCTTTCGGTCCAAATAGATCCCATCAACTGtattcaaatcatatcatcgaaaaaatatttaaatatgacttcaaaaatattttgattaaatgTAATTATAGGGATACGAATCAAGAAGTGGGAATGGGCGGGCCCATTTCGCATTTGTATCCGAACATGAACATCTAATTTAAGAATAATAATGTCTAATCATTTGTCAATAATGTGcaagcttaattaattaattgtgatTGTGTATAATAATTCGTGTAAGCATCATCCTAATTGTACTTACTACTCGCCATTAAATGGACCATACttacaattttaataaaataaaataaaataaaaattggacCGTACTTACCCGTATTGTGGCACATGGGTCGGGCCCAAACCAGTTTCAAACTGAATTAATTGTCACATGTAATCAATCCGTTGGTAGTTGAAGACATGAGTCAGCACTAGATTTTTTGTCTAAACAATTACATTACAAATATTAGGTTATTTAGTTAAATTACATTCTTGCTTTAGCATTTCCTTTTTtataatgtttatttattaaaccgtATTTAGACGAGGACTCGATTCAAAACTCAACTGtaacaaacttatttttaattcagataataatatgttttaaaagaaattacTATTTTAGTTgatcaatttcttttttttaaaaaaaaatgatattgatTAGATATAGTTATACTATTCTTTCTTTATAATGGATGATCAAGTGTTGTTATCCAGGcattaaaatattcataaataaattaagtattATTCAATAATGTTGAGCATTTAaagataatttatttagtaaatttaattggaattaataaatataaatatataaaagaggAGAGTGACCGTATACGGATGGGTGCATACGGCAACAGTACAACATACAGAAAGGCCATGGCCAGGCGGTGGGCCCCAACACCTCGATTCCACATTCCAAACCTCTTTATTGCACGTGCCACGTGCAATGTCTAGAATACCCTGAATGGATGGTTTTGAACTAGTTTTTCGGTCCCCACAAGATTATTTTATATCAGTCTTTCGgaccaaatttttattttttcaaaaaaaaaagtttggaattaaatcttttttattattaagttAATAAAAATTGATGCGATACTATATTGCAATTTTATTTGGAActaaattataatttgataaaaGATGGTATAGTAATAGATATATATCTCCTTGAAATGAGTCGAAAATGATTTATTCTGTAATCCGTCTGAAACTACAAATATGTATTGAAATCTCAAAATTCGTCAACAAATTGGTCTagaaaaattgaataatttggGGGacgaaaaatataatattttgttaaaaaaaaaaaagaaagaaagaaagaaaagtgGTCCTTGGTGAAAGAAAGAGTGGTGTCCAAGGGCAAAAAGACATTGATAATTTGTCCCCTCACAAGTAGATCTCCCCACGTTATCAATGTTTCcagtttttatatttattatttttctgtaTTTACTCCATCACTCACTCACTCTCTCTATCTGTATCTGCACTGCGTTGATCGGTGGAGTTGCACAGTGACAGAAAACAGACTGCCACCCTACATTCCTTTTTCTCTCTGCCGAGAAGCAAAGATAAAGCAGTTTCTCATACACACAGATTCTCGTGTTTCTGGCTTTTGTTGTTAACTGATGATATACTTTTCCTACCAAACGTTTATTTGCTTTGGAGTTGTTTGTTCTTGTGAATCTGTGTGCCCATCTCCCTATTTTCTTCAAAGCGTGGTGTCAAGATCGTTGCTTGGTAAGTGTTAaccttttctctcttattttttgcATGCACATTCCGGTGAGCTATTCTTGGAGTAATGAGTTGTGGGTTTCCTCTATTTGTCTTTTAGCATCCGTTTATTTTGTTTATGATCGAGTACATTTGCCATTTGGTCTGCGGGAGCCTAGAGAAGGAAAAACTTGGAATCGAGCCATTCCTTTTCAGTGCTAAGTTATTGCCGAGATTGCTGCCTGTTCCGATACCAGGCTTACTGACGCACATTGATTCTTAATTAGTTTATTATCGTTTAAAAGTTGAGAAAATCTGGATAATTTTGATGTTATTGGGCAAAAGTTATGAAGAAATATCGGTGGCTGAAACAAATAACAAGCACCCACAGCAAGCTGGAGAGGAGGCTCTCTTTGGGAGAGTATAATAGAGCAGTTTCATGGTCAAAATACTTGGTTTCTTCGGGTGCAGAAATCAAAGGTGGAAGACAAGACGAATGGAATGCTGATCTATCCCAACTTTATATAGGGAACAAATTTGCTTCTGGGAGACATAGTAGGATCTACAGAGGGGTTTATCATCAGAGAGATGTGGCTATTAAGCTTATTAGCCAGCCTGAAGAGGATGGAGAGTTGGCTGCATTCTTGGAGAAACAGTTTACATCAGAAGTTGCTCTTTTGTTCAGGTTGAAGCATCCTAATATAATCACTGTAAGTGGGATCTAATTTGTTCCTTGTTTTGTGTGGTTGAATCTTGAATGCTTTGTCGTGCGTAAGTTGTGCCGAAAATTTTGTCCCTTGCTTGTTAATCTTCTGAGTATTTGGATGCAGTGGTGAAGCTACAAGCTTTACGAAACAGTGAACGAATACTTACTCATAATCATACATACATATGATAAAGTTGAGGGGATccttttctcaaaataaaaaataaaaaaataaaatcgttTCACCAGCCCATTCCTCCCTCCGCCATTGTTGGGCTTGATTGCTGGATTATTTTGCTGTGCAGGGGGTGGGGGGGGGGGTGTGAAAATACTATGTCACCCATACATTTGTATATAAAGATGATACTAATGTTAAAGGCATATATGAAAGAGAGAGGGGGACGACTACCGCTTCTCCCTCTTCTTGGGTCCCTTCTGACCCCTCTTCCTCCGTCCCTGGTAAGGAAATATTGAGGGATTGCCATTCTCAATTTTTATAGACAACACATCCGAAATTTGAAGATTtcatgttgcatgtttggtggaatatgcttttgagtgatacATGCATAGGAAGAGTGATGCTGGATTGTCTCAACATAGTTTTAGGTCAAATGGTTGGGCAAAGTAAGGAACTTTCTTTGGTACTACATTGTGATAATTGAAAACGACGGCGAAAACCGGTTAGTTATACTTAATGGCAATTGAATGCTAAATGTTGGTGCTTTATCTAAAAAGTTTTGGTGCCTTTCCTTATCAGAGAAAATCGTAGTCTAGATGTGAAATCATAAACTGAATTCTGGTAGCCCCAAAAAAGGGTTCCGAGCTATTGACCTTCGCACTTGCACAAAAAGGATGTGGTTAGCTGTTTCAAGAATGATCTTTGACATATGTCATGGATAGCTTTAGACGTATTTTGTATGTTGTGTTACCTGTGACCTTTGTTATGTTAATTGTGTATGAATTCATCTCTTGATATTTGTAAACAATCAAACTACGATTTGGGAACAAAACCACTGTTCGAATTATGCAAACCTTTTCAGTGCTTGTACATGTTGGTACCTTTCCTCTGTGGCTTGTGATTACTATACGTACAGTCTGGCTGTAATATCTCGTTATACATAGGATTTTAGGAGAGATGTGAATAGCTTTATAAGACTGTATATAAGATTTGAGCAAATCAAATTAGGATTGAAGCGTATTACGGTATTAGCTGCTAATTCATGCACAGTTTTGCTCATAGCTGCTAATTCATGCATACTTCTGCTCATGCAATTCCAGAGGCCTGAAGCATGAGAGTGGTATGGTAACATAGAACCGAGCACTTTAAAGTTTGATACTCCCGTAACAGTTGTCATTTTACTAAATTTGTCATTCAAGCTTGTTGACTGTTTGTCTAATGACAGTGGAATCTCAGTTTTTTGACATCCATATTGTTTTAACTTTTATACCAGTTCATAGCAGCATGCAAAAAACCACCAGTGTTTTGTATCATCACTGAGTATTATCCAGGTGGCTCTCTAAGAAAATTCCTCCATCAGCAAGAACCATATTCGCTTCCCCTGAATCTTGTACTAAAGTTCGCCCTCGACATTGCTCGTGGTATGTTATATCTTCATGCTCAAGGGATTCTTCACCGTGATCTTAAATCAGAAAATATGCTTCTCGATGAAGATATGAGTGTGAAAGTAGCCGACTTCGGAATATCGTGCTTGGAGTCTCAGTGTGGAAGTGCAAAAGGATTTACAGGTACTTATCGTTGGATGGCACCAGAGATGATTAAAGAAAAGCACCACACAAGGAAAGTTGATGTTTACAGTTTCGGTATTGTTTTGTGGGAGCTTCTAACTGCATTGACACCATTTG encodes the following:
- the LOC140978408 gene encoding serine/threonine/tyrosine-protein kinase HT1-like, translating into MKKYRWLKQITSTHSKLERRLSLGEYNRAVSWSKYLVSSGAEIKGGRQDEWNADLSQLYIGNKFASGRHSRIYRGVYHQRDVAIKLISQPEEDGELAAFLEKQFTSEVALLFRLKHPNIITFIAACKKPPVFCIITEYYPGGSLRKFLHQQEPYSLPLNLVLKFALDIARGMLYLHAQGILHRDLKSENMLLDEDMSVKVADFGISCLESQCGSAKGFTGTYRWMAPEMIKEKHHTRKVDVYSFGIVLWELLTALTPFDDMTPEQAAFAVCQKNARPPLPSSCPPAFRHLIHRCWSGNPDKRPHFHEIVRILESYSVSLEQDPKFFSSYEPPEDHTLSRCIPKCIATRRSPLWGRRSG